The following are encoded in a window of Lentimicrobiaceae bacterium genomic DNA:
- a CDS encoding LuxR C-terminal-related transcriptional regulator: MTERIRKLFEEYLTILNLQQYDEADLDYSLLDYHLPLLKQLDVIKGSSISVYDLYKQKHIFLSSSFGTVLGWDIEKASAEEGNAYFNERTHPFDLETIMEAGNYFLKLSFQINPENRKDYKFISDYRVMKNDGEYLRVIEQTFALELDKKGRVWLGLSIIDISPDSDILTPARCRVMNIRTGEIFYFPPETEIPLPKPDLTSREKEILQLISQGLISKQIADKLFISVNTVNTHRQRIIEKLNVSNTFEAINYAHRIGLISKI, from the coding sequence ATGACCGAACGTATCCGTAAATTATTCGAAGAATATCTTACCATCCTGAATCTTCAGCAATACGATGAAGCAGATCTGGATTATTCATTGCTGGACTATCATTTGCCTTTGCTAAAACAACTGGATGTAATCAAGGGAAGTTCCATCTCGGTTTATGATCTTTACAAACAGAAGCATATTTTTCTGTCCTCTTCGTTTGGCACTGTTCTCGGGTGGGATATTGAAAAAGCATCAGCGGAAGAAGGCAATGCTTATTTTAATGAGCGCACTCATCCGTTTGATTTGGAAACAATCATGGAAGCCGGAAATTATTTTTTAAAGCTTTCTTTCCAAATCAATCCTGAAAACAGGAAAGACTATAAATTTATTTCCGATTACCGGGTAATGAAAAACGACGGAGAATATCTGCGGGTAATAGAGCAAACCTTTGCACTGGAACTTGACAAAAAAGGCAGAGTATGGCTGGGTTTATCCATCATTGATATTTCGCCGGACAGCGATATCCTTACTCCCGCGCGTTGCCGGGTAATGAACATCCGGACGGGAGAGATTTTTTATTTTCCGCCCGAAACAGAAATACCACTTCCCAAACCCGACCTTACTTCCCGTGAAAAAGAAATACTTCAACTGATTTCGCAGGGATTAATCAGTAAGCAAATTGCCGATAAACTCTTCATTAGCGTAAATACGGTGAATACCCACCGGCAGCGGATTATTGAAAAGCTAAATGTGAGCAATACTTTTGAAGCAATAAATTATGCTC